From the genome of Lysinibacter sp. HNR:
TGGCTCTTTCAGATATTTTTGTGCGTCCAGGAGGAATGCGTCGGTGCATTTTTCCACCCCAAACACCCGAATTAACCGGGGCTCAGCAAACAGGGAGGGACTCGCTAGCGTGGCGAGTTCTCCCGCGGCGTAGGAATCAGCGTTAATATCGCTGATCTCGATATCGGGATCTTCCACCTTAAGCATGTCACGCAGGAGCCTCAGGGAACGATCAGCTAAAAAAGGCTGTGTTCCCGAGACAAGTACCACGGGTTCGGGACGGATGCCACTCCAGTCTAATTGGGGAATTGCCACAACCGTTTTACCGCGCGCTTTGGTCGTTCCCTTGGTCGCTTTTTTTGCCACTGCCACACCCTCTATTCTAGGGGCGTCTCCTCTGTCTATATCCCGTGAAGATAAGTGAGGAACTCATATTCCTCGGGTGTTGTTATCCATCTTTTTGTGAGCACTCGGGCAGGTAACGAAAAGCGTTAACGATGGCTTCCGGTGTTTTGCGAGGCGCATCCGCCACCTCGCTCAGTGCCCTGCTGCGCCCATCGGTGGTGACAACGACAAGAGGAATGCTTAACACATCACCGGGTGAGACCACCCGCACCGCAATTGACTGCCCCACGTTTAACTCGACGGCTGAATTGACGGTAGGAATCTCTGGCGTGTTAATACGCGACCAATAAAAGTCTCCCCCGCTAGCTCCGCTGTCAAAAACCTCAACGATTGTGATCGGTAAACGCCCTGTGTTTGTGATTACAGCGTCTTGAATCACAGAGGGGGCAATTCGAGCGCCGCCAAGTTCGATACAGGCCGTGGCACTGCTGCCGAACGTTGAGGTGAGTTCGTATCTCGAAGACGCGTCAAGGGCAACGTAGAGGCTCCAAGCCGCAATGGCGAGTGCAGTGATGGAGGCGGAAAGGGTTCCCCACCCCTGAACAAGGCGCTGCCTTCGTTCTCTTGTACTGTACCACCCCGTTCGGTTCTGTAGAGCAGGGCTGTTTTCTTCGGTGTTTTTATCAGTCGAGTTCTCCATCGTGGAGAATCCTTTCTTGCCTGTCAGCCGCGTAATATTCCCGCCCAACCTGACGGTGATCTAGCGCAGTCAACACCGTTTTGCGGTTGAGTCAGTGCATCGGGAAGATAGCTGTGAAGCCCGATTGCTCATGCCGATTTTACGACGTGGCTCGCATCTACACAGTAGTGTAAATGTTCCTCAAACACCTGAAGAAATCATCCCACCGTCGACCTCTCGAGAGTCATTTCACCCGGGGCATCGTGTGCAGCAATTGTATTAAGTCTAGGAATAGACCCCCTACCGTGCCACGCCCGGACGTTCGATAACTTCGATCTCGGATCACTACCGTCCGGTATAGAGAGGCTGGCTGAGGCAGAAACCTCAACGCTCTCGGGAGATTGACGCACTAAGGACTACCACAATAGAGATTTCGCGCTTCCTAGATTGATAACGAAGATAGTAATCTGGGTAAGCCCACATAAGCACTTAGGAGGTAGTCGGTGGAACGAGTTGTCCTGCTTGGTCACCACGGCGAGGTAGTCGGAACTGCAGATAAGTCCACAGTACATAGCAAAAACACACCCCTCCACCTTGCTTTCTCCTGCTATGTGCTCGATCGAGAGGGGCATTTGTTGGTGACACGTCGGGCGCTTGTGAAGCCCACCTGGCCAGGTGTGTGGACGAATAGTTTCTGCGGCCACCCCGCTCCAGGCGAATCATTCGAGTCCGCAATCTTTCGCAGAGCAGCCGATGAGCTCGGTGCAGAACTTGAAGGATTATCGGTTGAGCTACCAGAATTCCGTTATCGCGCCGTCGACGCGAATGGAATAGTCGAGAACGAACTCTGCCCTGTTTACACTGCCACCTTGAGGGGTCAGATCCGCCCCAATGCTACTGAAGTGGCCGAATGGGCATGGGTCTCGCCGCGATCTCTTACAGAGGCAGTCAGACTCGCACCATTCGCCTTTAGCCCTTGGCTTGTGATGCAACTCCCTCTGCTACTTGAAACGCTGGATTCATACAGAGGAGTAGCCACATGAAGGCTGCTGCCACCGATAATCTGGCCCGTGAGAAACTACGTGGAACGATTAAACATGAGCTCGCGGAAATCTTCGCCCGGCAGAGCGCTGCAGCACAGGCGTATGGGAGTGAATTCTCGAAGCTTTGGTCAATTGCCACACAACACGTACTGGGCGGAAAGCTAGTCCGCCCAGTACTGATGATGGAGACATATGACGCACTGGTGGAGGACAACCCTTCTCAGCAAGCTACCGATCGTTCGACAGTACTACGCATCGCTACCGCAATCGAAATACTGCACTACTCGTTTCTCCTGCATGATGATGTGATTGACGGGGATCTCTTCCGACGTGGTCGCCGCAACCTTATCGGAACGCTCCTAGACGACGGTGTTAACCGTCTCTATGGCGAGGTCTCTCAGAAAGGAAGAGAGGATACCGCGCTTCACTGGGCTCGTACCGGTGGAATCCTGATGGGTGATCTGCTATTAGCGGCCACTCACCAGTTGTTCGCCAGGGCGGAAGTGCCGCAAAAAATGCGTCTAAAACTGCTGGATCTGCTTGAACACAGCATTACTGAGTCGGTGGCGGGTGAGCAGTTAGATGTCGGGCTCAGCGACGGGCTAATCATGCCCGACCTCAGCACGGTGCTCGCAATGTCCACACATAAAACTGCAACCTACACGTTTGAGTTACCTCTGCGAACAGCCGCGATCATCGCCGGCACTACCCAAGAGCTTGAGAACAGCCTTGCGATGGCGGGTCGTTATCTCGGACTCGCCTTCCAGCTCCAAGATGACCTAATCTCCACGTTTGGCGACTCCGAGGTTCACGGGAAGGACGCATTCTCTGATCTTCGTGAGAGAAAACAGACAACCATCATCTCGTATGCCAGGACGACCAGCACATGGCCCTCAATCGAAGCCAATTTTGAGAATCCAAAGATCACCGTGGAAGTTGCCGAGCGAATACGAAGTCTACTCGACGAGTGCGGGGCAAAGAAATTTGTGCGGAGCCTAATCGAAGAACAGACCTCAGCCCTGTACGAAGTGTTGGTAAATGCGCATAGTGCGCACTCTATTCCTCCAGGAGCGCGACGCCTCCTCCTTTCATATGCCTCTGAGCTTAAGGGGCGTGCAGCATGACAAGCAACGATTCAGCGCTCCATCAATTCACACGAACAGCAGAGCTCGCAGCAGACGAGGTTATCACTGCATACTCCACCTCGTTCGGGTTGGCAACAAAACTCCTGGGTCGTCGCCACCGACAACACGTACGCAATATCTACGCGTTAGTGCGTATTGCAGATGAAATCGTCGATGGTGTTGCTTCAGAGGCGGGCCTGGGTGTACCCGAGCAGCAGCGTGTCCTCGACCGCTACGTCGAGGACACCTACTGCGCTATGCGAACAGGTTACTCGTGTGACCTAGTGATTCATGCATTCGCCTCTACCGCCCGCGCTGCTAGCATTGACGAGGCACTCGTGCGCCCCTTCTTCGAGTCCATGTACCAGGACCTCTCGGGAGACCTGCACGCGCCGCTGGTCTTTGACGAGCAGGCTCACTCGCGCTATATCTACGGCTCCGCCGAGGTTGTAGGACTTATGTGCCTACGCGTCTTCGTCCGAGACCGCAGGCTCGACGAGAGTCAGTGGCAGCAACTCGAATACGGTGCTCGCCAGCTCGGAGCGGCCTTCCAGAACATAAACTTTCTGCGCGACCTCGCCGACGATACAGATCGCCTTGGCCGCAGCTACCTGAGTAAAAACCCGCATCTCACAGATGAGGATCGTCTTCTATGGGTTCGCACCGTGCGATCCCAGTTAAAGAACGCGAGAGCCACTATAGCGCTGCTCCCCAAGGATTCTCGGGCGGCAGTGCGCAGTGCACTGGCGCTTTTTTCCGCTCTCACCGACCGTGTCGAGCGCACACCCGTGGAGGAACTCTACCGATCCCGGGTGCGCGTTCCCGACCTGCTGAAAGCTGCACTCGCAGCACGTGCGCTGCTCACTACCTGGCTGGAGCGGGACTCATGACTCGAACGATTGTCATCGGGGCCGGGGTTGCCGGACTAGCCACCGCTGCGCTTCTGGCGCAGGAAGGACACGAGGTGAAACTGCTCGAGAAGAACTGTCGCGTTGGAGGGCGGGCAGGAGTACTTGAGCGCGATGGATTCCGATTCGACACCGGACCATCCTGGTATCTGATGCCCAGGGTGTTCGATCGCTTCTTTGAGCTACTAGGTACGAACACGGCTGAACAGCTCGAACTTTCCTACCTCCAGCCCGGCTACCGTGTCTTCTCAGAACCCGGCGCTGACGGTCGACCTTCCGAGGCCGTCACGATCCCTTACGGAGCGAAGGCAGTGCTGGACGCCTTCGAGCGAATCGAGCCGGGAAGCGCTTGGAAGCTCAACGCCTACCTTAATTCAGCCCGCCACGCCACCAATATGGCCGAGAAATATTTCCTCTACAACCCCTTCACACGACCAAGCTCTCTCCTGCACGGCGAGGTTCTCAGGGCGACACCGAAGCTGATAGGTCTGCTCTCGAGATCTCTTGAGTCCTATGTAGCAAAAAGATTCAAGCACCCCGTGTTGCGCCAAGTACTGGGCTATCCTGCTGTTTTCCTGGGAACCACCCCGGCTGATGCTCCAGCGATGTATCACCTCATGAGCGCGCTCGACCTCGACGAGGGAGTCCAATATCCGATGGGTGGCTTCTGGCGTATCATCGAACGATTGGAAGCTCTCGCGCACGAAGCGGGGGTTCAGATAACAACTGGAGCAGAAGCAGTACGGATCACCACTCGCGAATCACAGAACAAAAGGACGCGCAAGCGACACCGCGAGGTCACCGGTGTTGTGTGGCGCGACCTTTCTGGTTCCGAACACTACGCGTCGGCTGACATCGTGGTGTCCGGGGCCGACCTGCACCACACTGAGACGAGCCTGCTCTCCGAATCCGATCGCAGCTACCCGGAGTCATGGTGGCAAAAACGTACCAGTGGTCCTGGCGCGGTCATCGTGATGCTCGGGGTCCGAGGCGAGTTGCCCGAGTTGCCCCACCACTCACTCTTTTTCGCTGAGGATTGGCAGGCGAACTTTGACGCAATCTTCGGCTCTTCACCCCGCATCCCTTCACCCGCGTCACTGTATGTTTGCAAGCCCAGCGCCACGGATCCGAACGCTGCGCCGGTAGGTCACGAGAACCTTTTCTTATTGATCCCTATTCCAGCAGATGCCAGTCTCGGAAGGGGGGGCAGCGACAGAATCGGAGACGATTTAATTGAGCGCACCGCCGACGCGGCGATCGATCAGGTCGCGTCCTGGGCCGGCATCGAGAACCTACCAGAGCGCATTGTCGTACGCGAAACCCTTGGACCGACGGACTTCTCCCGTGAGTACAATTCCTGGCGGGGTGGCATGCTCGGGCCGGCCCATACTCTCAGCCAAAGCGCGATGTTCCGCGCACAGAACGCTTCAAAAAAGGTGTCAGGTTTGTACTACGGCGGAGCGACAACAGCACCCGGAGTCGGCGTACCCATGTGCCTCATCAGCGCCGAACTCGTACTTAAGCGCATTCGCAATGATCACAGTCCAGGGCCACTCCTCAGGCCGATGCGAACGAAGGAGGCAGTCTGATGGGAGTGCTTTATCTCGCATCGCTGCTCACGGGGATTGGATGTATGCTCATCCTTGATCGCCGTTTCCGTCTGTTCTTCTGGCACGACCCGTTGGCTGCGATGATCATCACATCGTTGGGAACTGTTCTATTCCTGTTCTGGGACCTAGCAGGCATAGCCACGGGAATCTTCCTGCGAGGCGACAGCATAATTGCAACCGGCATAGTACTCGCACCAGAGATGCCGATCGAAGAGCCTGTGTTCTTGATTTTCCTGGTGCTGTGCATCATGGTCGTCTACACGAGTGCGGTGCGGCTTCTCGGCCTGCGTACGAGGGACCGCGCATGAGCTACCCTGCGCTCGCGCTCCTCGGCAGCGGACTCACACTGGTTTTGTCGCTGATAATCTTGGCTGTTGCAAAGCATCGCCGCAATCCGACGCTGACCAATCCGGGGAGCTTACGGCGTCACTGGAGCGCAATTGGCTTGACCGTGCTGGTGTTGTTCACACTCACCGCAATATTCGACAACCTCATGATTGGATCGGGCCTCTTTAC
Proteins encoded in this window:
- the idi gene encoding isopentenyl-diphosphate Delta-isomerase, yielding MERVVLLGHHGEVVGTADKSTVHSKNTPLHLAFSCYVLDREGHLLVTRRALVKPTWPGVWTNSFCGHPAPGESFESAIFRRAADELGAELEGLSVELPEFRYRAVDANGIVENELCPVYTATLRGQIRPNATEVAEWAWVSPRSLTEAVRLAPFAFSPWLVMQLPLLLETLDSYRGVAT
- a CDS encoding polyprenyl synthetase family protein; amino-acid sequence: MKAAATDNLAREKLRGTIKHELAEIFARQSAAAQAYGSEFSKLWSIATQHVLGGKLVRPVLMMETYDALVEDNPSQQATDRSTVLRIATAIEILHYSFLLHDDVIDGDLFRRGRRNLIGTLLDDGVNRLYGEVSQKGREDTALHWARTGGILMGDLLLAATHQLFARAEVPQKMRLKLLDLLEHSITESVAGEQLDVGLSDGLIMPDLSTVLAMSTHKTATYTFELPLRTAAIIAGTTQELENSLAMAGRYLGLAFQLQDDLISTFGDSEVHGKDAFSDLRERKQTTIISYARTTSTWPSIEANFENPKITVEVAERIRSLLDECGAKKFVRSLIEEQTSALYEVLVNAHSAHSIPPGARRLLLSYASELKGRAA
- a CDS encoding squalene/phytoene synthase family protein, encoding MTSNDSALHQFTRTAELAADEVITAYSTSFGLATKLLGRRHRQHVRNIYALVRIADEIVDGVASEAGLGVPEQQRVLDRYVEDTYCAMRTGYSCDLVIHAFASTARAASIDEALVRPFFESMYQDLSGDLHAPLVFDEQAHSRYIYGSAEVVGLMCLRVFVRDRRLDESQWQQLEYGARQLGAAFQNINFLRDLADDTDRLGRSYLSKNPHLTDEDRLLWVRTVRSQLKNARATIALLPKDSRAAVRSALALFSALTDRVERTPVEELYRSRVRVPDLLKAALAARALLTTWLERDS
- the crtI gene encoding phytoene desaturase family protein, coding for MTRTIVIGAGVAGLATAALLAQEGHEVKLLEKNCRVGGRAGVLERDGFRFDTGPSWYLMPRVFDRFFELLGTNTAEQLELSYLQPGYRVFSEPGADGRPSEAVTIPYGAKAVLDAFERIEPGSAWKLNAYLNSARHATNMAEKYFLYNPFTRPSSLLHGEVLRATPKLIGLLSRSLESYVAKRFKHPVLRQVLGYPAVFLGTTPADAPAMYHLMSALDLDEGVQYPMGGFWRIIERLEALAHEAGVQITTGAEAVRITTRESQNKRTRKRHREVTGVVWRDLSGSEHYASADIVVSGADLHHTETSLLSESDRSYPESWWQKRTSGPGAVIVMLGVRGELPELPHHSLFFAEDWQANFDAIFGSSPRIPSPASLYVCKPSATDPNAAPVGHENLFLLIPIPADASLGRGGSDRIGDDLIERTADAAIDQVASWAGIENLPERIVVRETLGPTDFSREYNSWRGGMLGPAHTLSQSAMFRAQNASKKVSGLYYGGATTAPGVGVPMCLISAELVLKRIRNDHSPGPLLRPMRTKEAV
- a CDS encoding lycopene cyclase domain-containing protein — protein: MGVLYLASLLTGIGCMLILDRRFRLFFWHDPLAAMIITSLGTVLFLFWDLAGIATGIFLRGDSIIATGIVLAPEMPIEEPVFLIFLVLCIMVVYTSAVRLLGLRTRDRA